A region from the Hypericibacter adhaerens genome encodes:
- the rplQ gene encoding 50S ribosomal protein L17 has translation MRHGMSGRKLNRRTGHRKAMFANMAAALIKHEQIKTTLPKAKDLRPIVEKLITLGKRGGLHARRQVLATLRDETQTRKLFDTLAERYKTRNGGYTRVLKAGFRLGDAAPMAVIELVDRDPAAKGLDSGPTQKETEGEEQQPEA, from the coding sequence ATGCGTCACGGAATGTCCGGCCGCAAACTCAACCGCAGGACCGGCCACCGCAAGGCCATGTTCGCCAACATGGCGGCGGCGCTGATCAAGCATGAGCAGATCAAGACCACCTTGCCGAAGGCCAAGGATCTCCGGCCGATCGTCGAGAAGCTGATCACGCTGGGCAAGCGGGGCGGGCTCCATGCCCGCCGCCAGGTGCTGGCGACGCTGCGCGACGAGACGCAGACCCGCAAGCTGTTCGATACGCTGGCCGAGCGCTACAAGACCCGCAATGGCGGCTATACCCGGGTGCTGAAGGCGGGTTTCCGCCTCGGCGACGCGGCCCCCATGGCGGTCATCGAGCTGGTCGATCGCGACCCGGCCGCCAAGGGCCTGGATTCGGGACCGACCCAGAAAGAGACCGAGGGCGAAGAGCAGCAGCCCGAGGCTTGA